The genomic window TTCATGCGAATAATGCTGAATCCACCTTTCTTCGATTGATGGATATGGGTGTTGAGAGATTTTTGTTAGCATCAACATTGAATCTTGTTGTCTCACAAAGATTGCTTCGAAAACTTTGTGAAAAGTGTCGCTATAGTAAAGAAGTTACTTCAGAATACGCATCTCAATTTCCTGTAGAATTTTCTAAATATCTCAAGGGACTAAAAAATATTTATCAAGGAAAGGGGTGCTCTGTTTGTCGAGGAACTGGATATAAAGGACGTATAGCGGCCTTTCAATTAATTCAAGTAACTCCAGAAATCCAAACACTTATATTGCGAAGTGCTACTTCGCAAGAAATTTGGGATGTAGCAAAAAAACAGGGAGCAAGATCTCTTTTTGAAGATGCTCAAGATAAAGCTAATTTGGGAATTACGAGTTATGAGGAAATTTTTAGGGTAACACCTCCAACTGTTGAGTAAAATACATAGTGAGTATGAAAAATGAAAAAAAAATTCCTCGTTGGTTATCTCCATTTTTGTATTTTGGATTGCAAAATAAGGCATACGAATTTATAGAAAATTTGTCATATTTTCTTTCAGCAGGACTTTCTCTTTCCGAGGCTTTGGAATCACTCAAAGAAGAAACATCTTCAAAGAGAATGAAGAAAATCATTGTAAAAATAAAAGAAGCTATTGACTCTGGAGAAATGCTATCAACTTCGTTAACGCAACAAAATTTTTTCGAAGAAGATATAATAGAAATTATTCATGCGGGAGAATTATCTGGGAATCTTGTCAATAATCTCAAACTAGTAGTACTTCTTCATGATAAAGATCGAAAATTAAAAGCAAAAATCAATTCCTCACTTTTATATGGAGGAATTATTCTTGTTGCTACCATGATAGGTGGTGTGGGGACTGCATGGTTTTCGTTACCACAAATTGCCAAAGTATATGCTGATATGAATGTAGAACTTCCAATGTTGACTCGTATACTCGTTCAATTTGGTGTTTTTGTTTCAAAATATGGATATATATTTTTCCCAATATTTTTTCTTATTGTGGCTTCGATGTTTTATTTCTTATTTAGCTTTCCAAAAACGAAATTTATCGGAAATATTTTTTTGTTTCATATCCCTTTCGTGAAAAAACTTATTCAGCAAAGTGAGGTAACTCGATTTGGGTATCTTATGGGAAATATTTCTCAATCAGGATTATCCATAAATCGCGCATTTCAGATTATGGTAGG from Candidatus Moraniibacteriota bacterium includes these protein-coding regions:
- a CDS encoding type II secretion system F family protein codes for the protein MKNEKKIPRWLSPFLYFGLQNKAYEFIENLSYFLSAGLSLSEALESLKEETSSKRMKKIIVKIKEAIDSGEMLSTSLTQQNFFEEDIIEIIHAGELSGNLVNNLKLVVLLHDKDRKLKAKINSSLLYGGIILVATMIGGVGTAWFSLPQIAKVYADMNVELPMLTRILVQFGVFVSKYGYIFFPIFFLIVASMFYFLFSFPKTKFIGNIFLFHIPFVKKLIQQSEVTRFGYLMGNISQSGLSINRAFQIMVGATTFDNYKKLYEFIAGKVTEGISISESFKMYPKSKKLIPSSVLQMLTSAEKTGKLSETFFRISDLYELKLENTSRNLPIIIEPLLLILMGLGVVIFILATMLPIYNLTNIIK